The window AGCTCGCTGGCGAGACGCGCGCCCTGGAGCTCCTCCACCGGAACGGCGGTCTGCGCCAGCACGGTCAGACGCGCCGGATCGGCCTCGGCGACGCCCTTCTTGACCAGCAGGCGCTGGCTGCCGCTAGGTAGCGTCACGTCGAGGATGCCGGGCCGCAGCGTGGAGATGAACGGCGAGTGGCCGGCCAGCACGGCGAAATCGCCCTCGGCGCCGGGAACCACGACCTGGCTCGCCTCGCCGGAGAAAATCAGGCGCTCCGGCGTCACCAGCTCGAAATTGAATGTCGCTGCCATCTCTCAACCTACCCTGTCAGTCGTCGGCACCGTTGTCGCCGGTCTTGGCGCGCACTTCCTCGACGGTCTGCAGCTTCGTTCCGCAGAACGGGCAGAAGAACAGCGGATGGTCGACCATCCCCGGCTCCTCGTCCTCGAGGTCGATGAGGCCGACCGACATGTAGAGCACGCCGTCCTCGCCCGCCGTGATCAGGGGCTCGAACTCCTCGCCGCTCATCGCGTCCTTCAGTTCGGCACAGCAGGAGCCGAAGCCCTGCGCTGCGCCCGGTGCGTCCACGGCCATGTCGCTGTCCTCGTCGAGGGGCCCTTCGGGCCCGGTTCAGTGCTTACGCCGCTTCAGCCAGCTTCTCGGCCTTCGCCTTGGCTTCCTCGATGTTGCCGACCATGTAGAACGCCTGCTCGGGCAGGTGATCGTACTCGCCGTTGCAGAGGCCCTTGAAGCCCTTGATCGTATCGGCGAGCGACACGAGCTTGCCGGGCGAGCCGGTGAACACCTCGGCGACGTGGAAGGGCTGCGAGAGGAAGCGCTCGATCTTGCGGGCGCGGGCGACGATCTGCTTGTCGTCCTCGGAGAGCTCGTCCATGCCAAGAATGGCGATGATGTCCTGCAGGGCCTTGTAGCGCTGCAGGATCTGCTGCACCTGGCGGGCGACCTGATAGTGCTCCTCGCCGACGATGCGCGGGTCGAGCATGCGCGACGTGGAGTCGAGCGGGTC of the Hyphomicrobium album genome contains:
- a CDS encoding F0F1 ATP synthase subunit epsilon, with the protein product MAATFNFELVTPERLIFSGEASQVVVPGAEGDFAVLAGHSPFISTLRPGILDVTLPSGSQRLLVKKGVAEADPARLTVLAQTAVPVEELQGARLASELQQAEAQAAEAKDDHTRMNAEALIDVLKRLQTKAA